Proteins encoded by one window of Chryseobacterium sp. POL2:
- a CDS encoding glutaminyl-peptide cyclotransferase — MKKYIILSAVALMTLVSCNKDKEILNSLNDYNISMESKGYHFGDKLNIPQEVLDNAESISINFGDKETNSLNIDPKYFTLGDNAVTFTIKKKSGDILTQDATINVYAKNTETNIAYDIVAEYPHDPKNFVQGFQLEGNTIYESDGQHGSSQILKYNLGTTTPIAATPQPADVFSEGSTIIGDKIYQLSWKNKKGFIYDKASLKLISEFPYPNEIGEGWGLTYDGQDLILSDGTKSIYFINPKDTSKIVREIAIAGSTETFDKLNELEYHNGYIYANVWMRPIILKINPKNGEVVGKFDFTNIAKENTTGTDDVLNGIAFKGDNMLVTGKNWSKIYEVKIK; from the coding sequence ATGAAAAAATACATTATCTTGTCCGCAGTAGCTTTAATGACGTTGGTATCATGTAACAAGGACAAGGAAATCCTAAATAGCCTTAATGATTACAATATTTCTATGGAGAGCAAAGGCTATCATTTTGGGGACAAACTAAACATCCCTCAAGAAGTTCTTGACAATGCAGAAAGCATTTCTATCAATTTTGGCGACAAAGAAACAAATAGTCTAAATATTGACCCGAAGTATTTCACACTTGGTGATAACGCTGTAACTTTTACTATAAAAAAGAAAAGTGGCGATATTCTAACACAAGACGCAACCATTAACGTATACGCCAAAAATACCGAAACCAATATTGCCTACGACATCGTTGCAGAATATCCACACGATCCTAAAAACTTCGTACAAGGTTTCCAACTAGAAGGCAATACCATCTATGAAAGCGATGGTCAACATGGATCTTCTCAAATACTCAAATACAATCTTGGCACTACAACACCTATCGCTGCAACACCGCAACCTGCCGATGTTTTTTCTGAAGGAAGCACCATTATTGGAGACAAAATCTACCAGTTGTCATGGAAAAACAAAAAAGGTTTTATTTATGACAAAGCAAGCTTAAAACTAATTTCAGAATTTCCATATCCCAACGAAATCGGAGAAGGATGGGGATTAACTTATGACGGACAAGATTTAATATTATCAGACGGGACGAAAAGCATTTATTTTATCAACCCTAAAGACACTTCCAAAATCGTTCGAGAAATCGCGATTGCTGGAAGCACCGAAACTTTCGATAAACTTAATGAACTAGAATACCACAATGGCTACATCTACGCCAATGTTTGGATGCGTCCTATTATTTTAAAAATCAATCCAAAAAACGGAGAAGTTGTTGGCAAGTTTGATTTTACAAATATCGCTAAAGAAAACACGACTGGTACAGACGACGTTCTTAATGGCATCGCTTTCAAAGGAGATAACATGCTCGTGACAGGAAAAAATTGGTCAAAAATCTATGAAGTTAAAATTAAATAA
- a CDS encoding dihydrofolate reductase yields the protein MISIVVAMGKNNAIGKENQLLWHLPEDLKHFKNLTSGHPIIMGRKTYESIGRALPNRTNIVVSRKDNWFEEGILIVPSLKEAIKHSKKISDQVFIIGGGTIYEQTIDLVDKLEVTIVDGEMGADTFFPKINPKVWIEVNRECHHKDEKNAYDYCFVTYERKENIAK from the coding sequence ATGATAAGTATTGTTGTGGCTATGGGGAAGAATAATGCCATAGGAAAAGAGAATCAGTTGTTGTGGCATCTTCCAGAAGATCTTAAACATTTTAAAAATTTGACATCAGGACATCCAATTATTATGGGAAGAAAAACCTATGAAAGTATTGGTCGGGCATTGCCGAACCGTACAAATATTGTGGTGAGTCGCAAGGATAATTGGTTTGAAGAGGGTATATTAATTGTACCTTCGCTGAAAGAAGCTATTAAACATTCCAAAAAAATTAGTGATCAGGTTTTTATAATCGGAGGAGGAACTATCTACGAGCAAACAATAGATTTGGTGGATAAATTAGAAGTGACAATTGTCGATGGCGAGATGGGTGCTGATACTTTTTTTCCTAAAATAAATCCGAAAGTTTGGATTGAAGTTAATAGAGAATGTCATCACAAAGATGAGAAAAATGCTTACGATTATTGTTTTGTAACCTACGAAAGAAAAGAAAACATAGCCAAGTAA
- the recR gene encoding recombination mediator RecR, with translation MDYPSKVLAKAVDEISGLPGIGKKSALRLALHLLKQPSSQAIALGAAIQNLVTEIKYCKQCHNFSDRDICEICADSRRNTEVLCVVEDVRDVMAIENTSKFNGKYLVLGGKISPMEGIGPAQLHIDSIQKKLEAGEVKELIFALSATMEGDTTAYYIYKKFKSFNVQFSSIARGISVGDELEYADEISLGRSIINRLPYNEKL, from the coding sequence ATGGATTACCCGAGTAAGGTTTTGGCAAAAGCTGTTGATGAAATTTCTGGACTTCCTGGTATTGGGAAAAAGTCTGCATTGCGCCTAGCTTTACATCTTTTGAAACAGCCAAGTTCTCAAGCAATTGCTTTGGGAGCTGCAATTCAGAATTTGGTAACAGAAATCAAATATTGTAAACAATGTCATAATTTTTCTGATCGGGATATTTGCGAAATTTGTGCAGATTCTAGGAGGAATACCGAAGTGCTTTGCGTGGTGGAAGATGTTCGCGATGTCATGGCGATTGAAAATACTTCTAAATTTAATGGAAAATACCTTGTGCTCGGAGGAAAGATTTCGCCTATGGAAGGTATTGGTCCAGCACAATTGCATATCGATAGCATTCAGAAAAAGTTGGAAGCTGGCGAGGTTAAAGAATTGATTTTTGCTCTCAGTGCAACCATGGAAGGCGACACCACGGCTTATTACATTTATAAAAAATTCAAATCCTTTAATGTTCAGTTTTCGAGCATTGCACGCGGGATTTCGGTAGGCGATGAGTTGGAATATGCGGACGAAATCTCCTTAGGAAGATCAATTATTAATCGATTACCATACAACGAAAAGCTTTAA
- a CDS encoding glycosyltransferase family 2 protein gives MTKISVVIVHYNVADLLRNCILSINQFFKDIDYEILVVDNWSPNDDWKKLIEEFTQVKFIASEKNHGFSIANNIGVEKAKGEYVLILNPDTEIESFYIKELLDFADSEPKFGCLGVRMHDKNGEFLPESKRSVPDMWNSFEKLFTPFSKKSKAKSYYRNDIGEYDVAKCDVFTGAFLLVKKKVYQEVGGFDEAYFMYGEDIDLCYTIAQHGYQNYYYGKCSILHYKGESTMKDEVYLQRFYGAMQIFVEKYYKKQKPLQYFVLNLGLKLRHFYAKSKLPN, from the coding sequence ATGACCAAGATAAGTGTTGTAATTGTTCATTATAATGTAGCGGATTTACTGCGTAATTGCATTTTGTCAATCAATCAGTTTTTTAAAGACATTGATTACGAAATTCTTGTGGTTGATAATTGGTCCCCAAATGACGATTGGAAAAAGCTTATCGAAGAATTTACTCAAGTTAAGTTTATCGCTTCAGAAAAAAATCATGGCTTTTCTATCGCCAATAATATAGGTGTGGAAAAGGCTAAAGGCGAATATGTTTTAATTCTAAATCCAGATACGGAGATTGAAAGTTTTTATATCAAAGAGCTTTTGGATTTTGCTGATTCTGAACCGAAATTTGGATGTCTTGGCGTTCGCATGCATGATAAAAATGGAGAATTTTTGCCAGAGAGTAAACGTTCGGTTCCTGATATGTGGAACTCTTTCGAAAAACTATTTACGCCATTTTCAAAAAAATCTAAAGCCAAAAGTTATTACCGTAACGATATCGGCGAGTATGATGTTGCAAAATGTGATGTTTTTACAGGCGCATTTTTGTTGGTGAAAAAGAAAGTTTATCAAGAAGTTGGCGGTTTTGATGAAGCTTATTTCATGTACGGCGAAGACATCGATTTGTGTTACACAATTGCGCAGCACGGCTATCAAAACTATTATTACGGGAAATGTTCAATCCTGCATTACAAGGGCGAAAGTACGATGAAGGACGAAGTTTATCTTCAGCGTTTTTATGGTGCAATGCAGATTTTTGTTGAGAAATATTATAAGAAGCAAAAACCCTTGCAATATTTTGTTCTTAATTTAGGTTTAAAATTAAGACATTTTTATGCCAAATCTAAACTTCCGAATTAG
- a CDS encoding PDZ domain-containing protein — protein MKLFLTFILIGLSIFVYPQEGFQFVNPKADKVELKFKSVNNLVVIPIIVNNVSLDFLLDTGVSETILFSLADKEVNFNHVEKLKFSGLGDNIDIEALKSINNTFSIDNKMIDKTHNLYIILDESFNISTSLGVPINGIIGYHFFKNHPIEIDYVRERVIIYQSQQKASRRTRKHQAFDVSIEQNKPYMQADIEMTNEKKTSKMLLDSGNSDSIWLFPSLILGFNYNRPNIDDYLGAGFNGDIYGKRSRIHGLYFGNFQFITPLVAMPDAASISHLQLVPNRKGSIGAEIFRRFNMLFDYPNKKIYFKKNKYYNDPFIFDMSGLEVKQDGLSWEKDLVKVETKAKDLETQESQNIIYSTTDFQYKFSLKPKFIVAGTRKDSEAQKIGLKKGDVLIKINNRKTSDMTLSKINQILKSQEGKTLQIHIERKGIPLIYNLILKDPIPYQEQ, from the coding sequence ATGAAACTTTTCCTAACCTTCATATTAATTGGCTTATCCATTTTTGTTTATCCACAAGAAGGATTTCAATTTGTAAACCCAAAAGCCGATAAAGTTGAATTAAAGTTCAAGAGCGTCAATAATTTAGTTGTGATTCCCATTATCGTTAACAATGTAAGTCTTGATTTTTTACTAGACACTGGCGTTTCGGAAACCATTCTTTTCAGCCTAGCCGACAAAGAGGTTAATTTTAATCATGTTGAGAAATTAAAATTCTCTGGACTTGGCGATAATATTGATATTGAAGCTTTAAAGTCCATTAATAACACGTTTTCAATTGACAATAAAATGATTGACAAAACACATAATTTGTACATTATTTTAGATGAATCTTTCAACATCTCAACATCTTTAGGCGTTCCTATTAATGGAATTATTGGCTATCATTTTTTCAAAAACCATCCTATCGAAATCGATTATGTTCGTGAGAGAGTCATTATTTATCAAAGCCAACAGAAAGCCAGCAGAAGAACACGCAAACACCAGGCTTTTGATGTAAGCATCGAACAAAACAAACCTTATATGCAGGCTGATATCGAGATGACGAACGAAAAAAAAACTTCAAAAATGCTTTTAGATTCTGGAAATTCAGATTCTATTTGGCTTTTCCCGAGTTTAATTCTGGGATTCAACTACAATCGCCCCAATATAGATGATTATCTTGGTGCAGGTTTCAACGGTGATATTTATGGAAAGCGGAGCCGCATACACGGTTTATATTTTGGGAATTTTCAATTCATAACACCATTGGTTGCAATGCCCGATGCTGCATCCATAAGCCATTTGCAGTTGGTCCCGAATCGAAAAGGCTCTATCGGAGCAGAAATTTTCCGACGCTTCAATATGTTATTTGATTATCCTAATAAAAAAATTTATTTTAAAAAGAATAAATACTACAACGACCCTTTCATATTTGACATGAGCGGCCTCGAGGTTAAACAAGATGGCCTTAGCTGGGAAAAAGATCTTGTAAAAGTAGAAACAAAAGCAAAAGACTTAGAAACTCAAGAATCACAAAATATCATTTACAGCACCACGGATTTTCAGTATAAATTTTCTTTAAAACCAAAATTTATCGTAGCGGGAACTAGAAAAGATTCTGAAGCACAAAAGATTGGCTTAAAAAAAGGAGACGTCCTGATAAAAATTAATAATCGAAAAACCTCCGATATGACTTTATCAAAAATTAATCAGATTTTAAAATCTCAAGAAGGAAAAACTTTACAAATACATATCGAACGCAAAGGAATACCACTTATTTATAATTTAATTTTAAAAGACCCAATCCCTTACCAAGAACAATAA
- a CDS encoding energy transducer TonB, which translates to MENLLKELRKRSLGLDEVVFEHRNKAYGAYQLRHNYGSNLSKAMFVGIGLFVSVAALPFIINAFKTDSVVVDVFPPTGPFILDDVETPDVPMPPPASAPQQQQVKTVEFVMPTPTRAPKIQKTVPTATEIETTTIGTTTTDGPVSPNVYIPIAPPNIGTGDVPAPPIVQPAIPVKNPDAILDKVDVEASFKGGVEAFRRIVGERFDTSVLDQSGTISAIVTFVVEKDGRISNVKAKGKDADFNREAERTIKDIKTKWTPAKLEGQVVRSYFRIPISMRVE; encoded by the coding sequence ATGGAAAATTTATTAAAGGAACTTCGAAAAAGAAGTTTAGGATTAGACGAAGTGGTTTTCGAACACCGCAACAAAGCTTATGGCGCTTACCAATTGAGGCATAACTATGGAAGCAATCTTTCTAAAGCGATGTTTGTTGGGATTGGTTTGTTTGTAAGTGTTGCTGCTCTTCCTTTTATTATCAATGCTTTTAAGACGGATTCGGTTGTTGTAGATGTGTTTCCTCCAACTGGACCTTTTATTTTAGATGATGTTGAAACGCCAGATGTGCCAATGCCACCACCAGCTTCCGCGCCTCAGCAACAACAAGTGAAAACTGTGGAATTTGTAATGCCAACACCGACAAGAGCGCCAAAGATTCAGAAAACTGTACCAACAGCAACTGAAATCGAAACAACCACAATCGGTACTACAACTACCGACGGGCCTGTTTCTCCTAATGTGTATATTCCGATAGCGCCACCAAATATTGGTACGGGAGATGTTCCTGCCCCACCAATTGTCCAGCCTGCAATTCCTGTGAAAAATCCAGATGCGATTCTGGACAAAGTAGATGTTGAAGCTAGTTTTAAAGGAGGTGTCGAAGCTTTTAGAAGAATTGTTGGCGAACGATTTGATACTTCTGTTCTGGACCAAAGTGGGACAATCTCAGCCATTGTGACTTTTGTTGTTGAAAAAGATGGTCGTATTTCTAATGTAAAAGCAAAAGGTAAGGATGCTGATTTTAATAGAGAAGCTGAAAGAACCATAAAAGATATAAAAACCAAATGGACGCCGGCTAAGCTAGAAGGTCAGGTTGTAAGATCTTATTTTAGAATTCCAATATCTATGAGAGTAGAATAA
- a CDS encoding ParA family protein, producing the protein MAKIIGVANQKGGVGKTTTAVNLASALGVLEKRILLIDADPQANATSGLGIEEVNASTYNLLEHSAEASKCILPTSSPNVDIIPSHIDLVAAEIELVDRENREYMMRKALESVKKDYDYIIIDCAPSLGLITINALTASDSVIIPIQCEYFALEGLGKLLNTIKNVQKIHNPNLDIEGLLLTMYDSRLRLSNQVVEEVNTHFPEMVFETIISRNVRLSEAPSFGESILKYDAESKGAIQYIQLAEEVLLKNEKLVKS; encoded by the coding sequence ATGGCAAAGATAATAGGTGTAGCAAATCAGAAAGGTGGTGTTGGTAAAACAACGACCGCTGTTAACTTGGCATCGGCATTGGGCGTTTTAGAAAAGAGAATTCTCTTGATAGATGCTGATCCACAGGCTAATGCAACTTCCGGATTAGGAATAGAAGAGGTTAACGCATCGACCTATAATTTGCTAGAACATAGCGCTGAAGCTAGCAAATGTATACTTCCGACAAGTTCTCCTAATGTGGATATTATTCCGTCGCATATCGATTTGGTTGCTGCAGAGATTGAGCTCGTAGATCGTGAAAACCGCGAATATATGATGCGCAAAGCTTTGGAGTCTGTGAAGAAAGATTACGACTATATTATTATTGATTGTGCGCCGAGTTTAGGTTTAATAACAATTAATGCGCTAACGGCTTCAGACTCTGTGATTATTCCGATTCAATGTGAGTATTTTGCTCTGGAAGGATTGGGCAAATTATTGAATACGATTAAAAATGTTCAAAAAATTCATAATCCAAATTTGGATATAGAAGGTCTTCTTTTAACAATGTACGATAGTCGTCTAAGATTGTCAAACCAAGTTGTAGAGGAAGTTAACACGCATTTTCCAGAAATGGTTTTTGAAACCATCATCAGTCGAAATGTGAGATTGAGCGAAGCACCAAGTTTTGGAGAAAGCATTTTGAAATACGATGCAGAAAGCAAAGGTGCTATCCAATATATCCAACTTGCGGAAGAAGTTTTATTAAAAAATGAAAAATTAGTAAAATCATAA
- a CDS encoding ParB/RepB/Spo0J family partition protein, which produces MKDKKRAMGRGLGAILNAESKSLINTAQDAGAEDLVGSIVEVAIEDIYPNANQPRTYFDEKALNELAQSIKNLGVIQPITLRKDGGKFEIISGERRYRASKLAGLTSIPAYIRLVNDQELLEMALVENIQRENLDAIEVALTYQRLLEEIGLTQEKLSQRVGKERSTITNAIRLLNLDPDIQNAIRSGQISAGHGRAIISIDEEADRKKLFDKILAEHLNVRQAEKLATLLKNADKKEKVEKLINLPNHIKKAQKTLSDIFETEVEIKSSANGKKGKIVLDFKNENELEFILSRLKVDEV; this is translated from the coding sequence ATGAAAGATAAAAAAAGAGCAATGGGTAGAGGTTTGGGAGCAATCCTAAACGCTGAAAGCAAAAGCCTCATCAATACAGCGCAAGATGCAGGCGCAGAAGATTTGGTGGGAAGCATTGTTGAGGTTGCTATCGAAGATATTTATCCTAATGCCAACCAGCCAAGAACTTATTTTGATGAAAAAGCATTGAACGAGTTAGCGCAATCCATAAAAAATCTCGGTGTTATTCAGCCGATTACGCTTCGTAAAGATGGTGGAAAATTTGAGATTATATCGGGTGAGCGTCGCTACCGCGCATCAAAATTGGCAGGATTGACAAGCATACCAGCTTATATCCGTTTGGTCAACGATCAGGAATTGCTAGAGATGGCACTTGTAGAAAATATCCAAAGAGAAAATCTTGATGCGATAGAAGTGGCTTTAACGTACCAAAGATTATTAGAAGAGATTGGATTGACGCAGGAAAAACTAAGCCAACGTGTTGGTAAAGAGCGAAGTACAATTACCAATGCTATTAGATTGCTAAATTTGGATCCAGATATTCAAAATGCGATACGAAGTGGGCAAATATCAGCAGGACATGGTCGCGCGATTATAAGTATTGATGAAGAAGCGGATCGTAAAAAGTTGTTTGACAAAATTTTGGCAGAACATCTTAATGTTCGACAAGCTGAAAAATTAGCGACACTTCTGAAAAACGCTGATAAAAAAGAAAAAGTAGAGAAGCTTATTAATCTTCCTAATCATATCAAAAAAGCACAGAAAACTTTGTCGGATATTTTTGAAACCGAAGTGGAAATCAAATCTTCCGCCAATGGGAAAAAAGGAAAAATCGTCTTAGATTTTAAAAACGAAAACGAATTAGAATTCATACTTTCCAGATTAAAAGTAGATGAAGTATAA
- a CDS encoding DUF5683 domain-containing protein, with product MKYKICMLLMLGISSLGFSQSIPDSIKTDTIKVNPVITNSEKTDVKVLEEIEKKNAPQSVTKYSPMKAGLYSAVLPGLGQYYNKKYWKIPIVWGAVGTGIGIAIWNQKQYDRYRNAFVAELNGQPHEFSGIPGIDKTVLGNAQDRSKRQRDYAIGVTGLIYVLNIVDAIVDAHLYEGRKDPDLAITPVVIPDQYSVQPTKAGLSFNYSF from the coding sequence ATGAAGTATAAAATTTGTATGCTTTTGATGCTAGGGATTTCGAGCCTTGGATTTTCACAAAGCATTCCAGATAGCATCAAAACAGATACGATAAAAGTTAATCCAGTTATCACAAATTCTGAAAAAACAGATGTGAAAGTTCTGGAAGAAATCGAGAAAAAAAATGCGCCACAAAGCGTTACCAAATACAGTCCTATGAAAGCAGGACTGTATTCTGCTGTTTTGCCAGGACTTGGACAATACTACAATAAAAAATATTGGAAAATACCAATTGTTTGGGGAGCTGTTGGGACGGGTATCGGTATCGCTATTTGGAATCAAAAACAATACGACCGTTACAGAAATGCTTTTGTAGCCGAGCTTAATGGACAACCACATGAGTTTTCTGGAATTCCAGGAATAGATAAAACGGTTTTGGGAAATGCCCAAGATCGATCAAAAAGACAACGCGATTATGCCATAGGCGTTACGGGACTTATCTATGTTCTTAATATTGTTGATGCTATTGTTGATGCGCATTTGTACGAAGGTCGCAAAGATCCAGATTTGGCAATCACGCCCGTTGTGATTCCCGATCAATACAGTGTTCAGCCAACCAAAGCTGGACTTAGTTTTAATTATAGTTTTTAA